From Vicingus serpentipes, the proteins below share one genomic window:
- a CDS encoding FKBP-type peptidyl-prolyl cis-trans isomerase, translating into MKKNWVLILLVFFMISCQSDKNNINRIDDFSEKELKEKLIEANKIAAQKESIQIDGYVSRRKLDVTKTGTGLRYHVYDEGNGEKAENGKIAVVKYSVSLIDGTICYSTKDNEVEEFIIGKDNVESGLHEGITYLKVGDKAKIIIPSYLAHGLAGDFKKIPVRSTIIYDIELIDLK; encoded by the coding sequence GTGAAAAAAAATTGGGTTTTAATTCTATTGGTTTTTTTTATGATTTCATGTCAATCTGACAAGAATAATATTAACCGTATAGATGATTTTTCAGAAAAAGAACTAAAAGAAAAACTAATAGAAGCTAATAAAATTGCTGCTCAAAAAGAATCCATTCAAATTGATGGTTATGTATCCCGAAGAAAATTAGATGTTACAAAAACAGGTACAGGATTGAGGTATCATGTTTATGATGAAGGGAATGGTGAAAAAGCTGAAAATGGGAAAATTGCGGTAGTAAAGTATAGCGTCTCTTTAATTGATGGAACTATTTGTTATTCAACTAAAGATAATGAAGTCGAAGAATTTATTATTGGAAAAGATAATGTTGAAAGTGGTTTACATGAAGGTATTACTTATTTAAAGGTTGGAGATAAAGCTAAAATTATTATTCCTTCTTACCTTGCTCATGGGTTAGCGGGTGATTTTAAAAAAATACCAGTTCGATCAACAATTATTTATGATATTGAGCTAATTGATTTAAAATAA
- a CDS encoding FKBP-type peptidyl-prolyl cis-trans isomerase produces the protein MSKFLIRTFLLSSFVIFGMNSVSAQKKGKKKGKDVESKVESFVLANEIDSVSYGVGLNMAISLKKDFSEANLEAVIEGLTDGLKKDSTLISAEKMQMIVMSYFKAKSDKATKEKHEKLKVVLNEGLAFLEENKSKEGVQVTESGLQYIVLNEGTGKQPTATSSVTVHYHGTTPKGVVFDSSVNRGKPATFGLNQVIKGWTEGLQLMKEGSKYRFFIPQDLAYGSNAPQNGEGPIKPFMPLIFEVELIKVND, from the coding sequence ATGAGTAAATTTTTAATTAGAACATTTTTACTTTCTTCATTCGTTATTTTTGGAATGAATTCAGTAAGTGCTCAAAAAAAAGGTAAAAAGAAGGGAAAGGATGTTGAATCTAAAGTGGAATCTTTTGTGTTAGCAAATGAGATTGATTCAGTTAGTTATGGAGTTGGATTAAATATGGCTATTAGTTTAAAAAAAGATTTTTCTGAAGCTAATTTAGAAGCTGTAATCGAAGGGTTAACAGATGGGTTAAAAAAAGATAGTACATTAATATCTGCTGAAAAAATGCAAATGATAGTAATGTCTTATTTTAAGGCTAAATCTGATAAAGCTACTAAAGAAAAACATGAAAAATTAAAAGTGGTTTTAAATGAAGGGCTTGCTTTTTTAGAAGAGAATAAATCAAAAGAAGGTGTGCAAGTTACTGAAAGTGGGTTGCAATATATTGTTTTAAATGAAGGTACAGGAAAACAACCAACAGCAACATCAAGTGTAACTGTTCACTATCATGGTACAACTCCAAAAGGTGTTGTTTTTGATAGTTCTGTAAATAGAGGTAAACCAGCTACTTTTGGATTAAATCAAGTTATAAAAGGTTGGACAGAAGGATTACAGTTGATGAAAGAAGGTTCAAAATATAGATTTTTTATACCTCAAGATTTAGCTTATGGTTCAAACGCTCCTCAAAATGGAGAGGGACCAATAAAACCCTTTATGCCTTTAATTTTTGAAGTAGAATTAATTAAAGTAAATGATTAA
- a CDS encoding proline iminopeptidase-family hydrolase yields MKITTLFIISYITVLLTTIGCGNKNESKSESLTEQEITSDDLAIEEETIEINGVNHYIKKIGNGEPILVLHGGPGMFHNYLTPHFEKLAQDYQIIFYDQRGCGKTDFPQDTTTISTENFVEDLESIRAHLKIEKLNLAGHSWGAALAIEYGKKYPLLLNKLILISPSPSTSEYYDQMFKNIQNKRTEDDMKELVKLMSSKEFENREPSTFLKAICIENKVNLANKNTVDELYNSMSFTSTTANNFLLVNSLMEKNFFDYNITEGIETITCPTLIIVGDLDNVPFASHQKLQESLNARIEVLKPASHYPFFETPKEFNAAVKSFITPEYE; encoded by the coding sequence ATGAAAATAACAACTCTTTTTATTATTTCTTATATAACTGTTTTACTTACAACCATTGGATGTGGAAATAAAAATGAATCTAAAAGTGAATCTTTAACTGAACAAGAAATTACTTCAGATGATTTAGCAATTGAAGAAGAAACTATTGAAATAAATGGCGTTAACCATTACATTAAAAAGATAGGTAATGGAGAACCTATACTGGTACTTCATGGAGGTCCAGGTATGTTTCATAATTATTTAACTCCTCACTTTGAAAAATTAGCTCAAGATTATCAAATTATTTTTTATGATCAACGCGGTTGTGGAAAAACTGATTTCCCTCAAGACACCACAACTATCTCAACTGAAAATTTTGTTGAAGATTTAGAAAGTATAAGAGCACATTTAAAAATTGAAAAATTAAACTTAGCTGGACATTCTTGGGGTGCAGCATTGGCAATCGAGTATGGTAAAAAATACCCACTCCTTTTAAATAAACTTATTTTAATTTCTCCTTCTCCATCTACTTCTGAATATTATGACCAAATGTTTAAAAACATCCAAAACAAGAGAACAGAAGATGACATGAAGGAATTAGTAAAATTGATGAGCTCTAAAGAATTTGAGAATAGAGAACCTTCTACATTTCTAAAAGCTATTTGCATAGAAAATAAAGTAAACTTAGCGAACAAAAATACCGTTGATGAGTTATACAACTCAATGTCTTTTACATCTACTACTGCTAATAATTTTTTATTAGTAAATAGTTTAATGGAAAAAAACTTTTTTGATTACAACATCACTGAAGGAATTGAAACGATAACTTGTCCAACACTTATTATTGTAGGTGATTTAGACAATGTTCCTTTCGCTTCTCACCAAAAATTACAAGAAAGTTTGAATGCAAGAATAGAAGTATTGAAGCCAGCATCTCATTATCCATTTTTTGAAACTCCTAAAGAATTTAATGCTGCTGTAAAAAGTTTTATCACTCCTGAATACGAATAA
- a CDS encoding sodium:solute symporter: MNPYLIVGLILIYFLMLMVVSHFTSKKADNADFFSGKNQSPWYLVAFGMIGASLSGVTFISVPGWVGASQFSYMQVVLGYFFGYIVIAQVLMPLYYRLNLVSIYSYLGSRFGQYSYKTGASFFLLSRVIGASFRLFLVANVLQLLVFNQWGVPFFVTVAFTILLIWLYTFKGGIKTIVWTDTLQTLFMLIAVGITIYIISSRLGLGFSELISEVENSDYSQIFFFDDWNDKRHFIKQFLSGMFITIVMTGLDQDMMQKNLTCKNIGEAKKNMYSFSVVLIFVNLAFLVLGALLFIYANKLGIAVPERTDNLFPLIASEHLNLVASIFFILGLIAAAYSSADSALTSLTTSVCVDFLDIENKEEKTRIKLRKQTHLTISFVLFLVILLFNLISDESVISSLFKAAGYTYGPLLGLYAFGLFTKKSVKDKFVPIVCLLSPIISYLLNIYSVELFNGYQFNFEILIVNGLITFAGLFLISKK, from the coding sequence ATGAATCCTTATTTAATTGTTGGGTTAATTTTAATCTATTTTTTGATGTTAATGGTGGTTTCTCACTTTACATCAAAAAAAGCAGATAACGCTGATTTTTTTAGTGGCAAAAATCAATCGCCATGGTATTTGGTTGCTTTCGGTATGATAGGGGCTTCATTATCTGGGGTTACATTTATTTCAGTTCCTGGTTGGGTAGGAGCTAGTCAATTTTCATATATGCAAGTGGTGTTGGGCTACTTTTTTGGTTATATAGTTATTGCTCAAGTTTTAATGCCTTTGTATTATCGATTAAACTTGGTCTCAATATATTCATATTTGGGTTCTCGCTTTGGTCAGTATTCATACAAAACAGGAGCTTCATTTTTTCTGCTTTCTAGAGTTATAGGAGCATCTTTTCGTTTGTTTTTAGTAGCAAATGTGCTTCAGCTGTTGGTTTTTAATCAGTGGGGAGTGCCTTTTTTTGTAACAGTTGCTTTTACAATTTTATTGATTTGGTTGTACACTTTTAAAGGAGGAATTAAAACAATTGTATGGACCGATACGCTTCAAACACTATTTATGTTAATAGCTGTTGGAATAACTATTTATATTATTAGTAGTAGGTTGGGCTTAGGTTTTTCGGAATTAATTTCTGAAGTTGAAAACAGCGATTATTCTCAGATTTTCTTTTTTGATGATTGGAATGATAAACGACATTTTATAAAACAGTTTTTGAGTGGAATGTTTATTACTATTGTAATGACAGGGCTAGATCAAGATATGATGCAAAAAAACTTAACTTGTAAAAACATTGGAGAAGCAAAGAAGAATATGTATTCTTTTAGTGTTGTTTTAATTTTTGTAAATCTTGCCTTTTTAGTTCTAGGTGCACTTTTATTTATTTATGCAAATAAATTGGGCATTGCTGTGCCAGAAAGAACAGATAATTTATTTCCTTTAATAGCATCCGAACATTTGAACTTAGTTGCAAGTATCTTTTTTATTCTAGGGTTAATTGCTGCAGCTTATTCAAGTGCTGATTCTGCGTTAACTTCCTTGACTACTTCTGTTTGTGTAGATTTTTTAGATATTGAAAATAAAGAAGAAAAGACTAGGATTAAACTTAGAAAGCAGACACACCTTACTATTTCGTTTGTGTTGTTTTTGGTTATATTGTTGTTTAACTTAATTAGTGATGAGAGTGTAATTAGTTCGCTTTTTAAAGCTGCAGGTTATACTTATGGTCCATTGTTAGGGCTTTATGCTTTTGGTTTATTTACCAAAAAAAGCGTTAAAGATAAGTTTGTTCCAATTGTTTGTCTTTTATCTCCAATTATCAGTTATTTATTAAACATCTATAGTGTTGAGTTGTTTAATGGATATCAATTTAATTTTGAAATATTAATTGTGAATGGACTAATTACATTTGCAGGACTATTTTTAATTTCTAAAAAGTAA
- a CDS encoding FKBP-type peptidyl-prolyl cis-trans isomerase gives MKKITFYACSATILFACGDNHSNENITLTNEIDSVSYSLGANMATNIVKDFSEANSAAFVKGFNDVLDSADMLISTEELQGVLQPFFQRKQEEAMKKQQEEAQQAAQEQFGDVKSEGEKFLEENKSKEGVQVTASGLQYIVLKEGKGAQPNEASNVTVHYHGTTPDGTVFDSSVERGEPIPLFLNQVIPGWTEGLQLMKEGAKYKFFIPQELAYGANPRPGGPIKPFMPLVFEVELIKINN, from the coding sequence ATGAAAAAAATAACTTTTTACGCATGTTCAGCAACAATACTGTTTGCCTGTGGAGATAATCATTCAAATGAAAACATAACATTAACAAATGAGATTGATTCTGTTAGTTATAGTTTAGGAGCTAATATGGCTACTAATATTGTAAAAGATTTTTCTGAAGCAAATTCAGCTGCTTTTGTTAAAGGTTTTAATGATGTTCTTGATTCAGCAGATATGTTAATTTCTACTGAAGAATTACAAGGAGTTTTACAACCTTTCTTTCAAAGAAAACAAGAGGAAGCGATGAAGAAACAACAAGAAGAAGCTCAGCAAGCTGCTCAAGAACAATTTGGAGATGTAAAATCGGAAGGTGAGAAATTTTTAGAAGAAAATAAATCTAAAGAAGGAGTTCAAGTTACTGCTAGTGGATTACAATACATCGTATTAAAAGAAGGTAAAGGAGCTCAACCTAATGAAGCTTCAAATGTAACTGTTCATTACCATGGTACTACTCCTGATGGTACAGTATTTGATAGTTCTGTTGAAAGAGGAGAACCAATTCCATTATTTCTTAACCAAGTAATTCCAGGTTGGACTGAAGGGTTACAATTAATGAAAGAAGGTGCTAAATATAAATTTTTTATTCCTCAAGAATTGGCTTATGGTGCTAATCCTCGTCCAGGAGGACCTATTAAACCATTTATGCCATTAGTATTTGAGGTTGAGTTAATTAAGATTAATAACTAA
- a CDS encoding FKBP-type peptidyl-prolyl cis-trans isomerase — translation MGKEFTTESGLRYIITQEGTGARAKSGDKVVVHYTGKLTNDSVFDSSVNRGQPFSFKLGVGQVIKGWDEGVALLNVGDKATFTIPSDLAYGERGAGGVIGPNETLIFDVELLEIQEGPKPFDVSSKDTLTTDSGLKYIKLNSTDGVQAEANKTVKVHYSGYLEDGSMFDSSVERGQPLDFPLGQGRVIKGWDEGIALLKVGEKARLIIPHDLGYGERGHPPVIPAKATLIFDVELIDVK, via the coding sequence GTGGGAAAAGAATTTACAACAGAATCAGGGTTACGTTATATAATAACTCAAGAAGGAACTGGTGCTCGAGCAAAATCGGGAGATAAGGTAGTTGTTCATTATACGGGGAAATTGACAAATGATTCAGTATTTGATAGTTCAGTTAATAGAGGACAACCATTTAGCTTTAAATTAGGAGTTGGTCAAGTTATAAAAGGATGGGATGAAGGTGTTGCATTATTAAATGTTGGAGATAAAGCAACTTTTACAATTCCTTCAGATTTAGCATACGGAGAAAGAGGTGCTGGAGGTGTTATTGGACCAAATGAAACATTAATCTTTGATGTTGAACTATTAGAGATTCAAGAGGGACCAAAACCTTTCGATGTTTCTAGTAAAGATACTTTAACTACTGATTCCGGGTTAAAGTATATAAAGTTAAATTCAACTGATGGAGTTCAGGCAGAAGCTAATAAAACAGTTAAAGTTCATTATTCTGGATATTTAGAAGATGGAAGCATGTTTGATTCTTCAGTTGAAAGAGGTCAACCATTAGATTTTCCTTTAGGTCAAGGTCGTGTAATTAAAGGCTGGGATGAAGGAATAGCATTGCTAAAGGTAGGAGAGAAGGCTCGTTTAATTATACCGCATGATTTAGGGTATGGAGAGAGAGGTCATCCACCTGTTATACCTGCTAAGGCTACATTAATATTTGATGTAGAATTGATAGATGTAAAATAA
- a CDS encoding RNA-binding S4 domain-containing protein produces the protein MEKIDFELTQEYIELIKLLKLLNLCESGSEAKLVVDEGLVKFNDVIEYQRRKKLRKNDTVHFNNTEIRIL, from the coding sequence ATGGAAAAAATAGATTTTGAGCTTACACAAGAGTATATAGAATTAATAAAGCTATTAAAGTTATTAAATCTTTGTGAATCAGGGAGTGAAGCAAAACTAGTTGTTGATGAAGGCTTAGTCAAATTTAATGATGTAATTGAATATCAACGCAGGAAGAAATTAAGAAAAAATGATACCGTTCATTTTAATAATACTGAAATTAGAATTTTATAA
- a CDS encoding FKBP-type peptidyl-prolyl cis-trans isomerase, whose product MKKTTLILCILFLINSCKESKIDGYNLINDGVHLKLYSFEDNVKTYQKGDFIKATFFVYDEDTVKYLNYKYIPFLPTTKSFDNIFTLLNVGDSAELLVSKLIFDDNSFGFSSKEFNADWVKINVKIEDFLNEKEYDNFLKQKDNELLEQLILKSYLSTEDKIEKVDNIYYVKLKETSNNTIKNADIIDIRYTGGFISGVVFDTTFSKEPFELVYGTPNQVIEGLDRVLKVLKNGEKAKIIIPSQFAFGDKGSSTGIVPPYSTVIYNLEIINIK is encoded by the coding sequence TTGAAAAAAACAACTTTAATATTATGCATTTTATTTTTAATTAATTCTTGTAAAGAAAGTAAAATTGATGGCTATAACTTGATTAATGATGGTGTTCATTTAAAACTGTATTCTTTTGAAGACAATGTTAAGACTTATCAAAAAGGTGATTTTATTAAAGCAACATTCTTTGTTTATGATGAAGATACAGTTAAATACCTTAATTATAAATACATTCCTTTTTTACCAACGACTAAAAGTTTCGATAATATTTTCACGCTATTAAATGTAGGAGATAGTGCTGAATTATTGGTTTCAAAATTAATTTTTGATGATAATAGTTTTGGGTTTTCTTCGAAAGAGTTTAATGCTGATTGGGTTAAAATAAATGTAAAAATTGAAGACTTCTTAAACGAAAAGGAATACGATAATTTTTTAAAACAAAAAGACAACGAGTTATTGGAGCAATTAATTTTAAAAAGCTATTTAAGTACTGAAGACAAAATTGAAAAAGTAGACAATATCTACTATGTTAAATTGAAAGAGACCTCAAATAATACTATCAAAAATGCTGATATTATAGATATTCGATATACAGGAGGCTTTATCTCTGGTGTTGTCTTTGATACAACTTTCAGTAAAGAACCTTTTGAACTGGTCTATGGCACACCAAATCAAGTCATAGAAGGACTAGATAGGGTGTTAAAAGTTCTTAAAAATGGAGAAAAAGCAAAAATTATCATACCTTCGCAATTCGCTTTTGGAGATAAAGGTTCTAGTACAGGAATTGTACCTCCATACAGTACTGTAATATATAATTTAGAAATAATAAACATTAAATAA
- the recR gene encoding recombination mediator RecR, with the protein MQISSSSFHNAVDQLSSLPGIGKKTALRLVLHLLNKNGKEIHDFGAAFTDLAEHINYCKNCFYISETETCSICSNENRSENIICVVETALDVIAIENTNQYKGKYHVLGGIISPMEGIGPSDIKVNELIERVKSQGTEELIMALSTTMEGDATNFYIYKKLKDLNIKVSTIARGIGIGDELEYTDELTLGRSILNRIPFENTLTL; encoded by the coding sequence ATGCAAATTTCATCTTCTTCTTTTCATAATGCAGTAGATCAGCTATCATCCTTACCCGGAATTGGCAAAAAAACTGCTTTACGTCTTGTTTTACACCTACTTAATAAAAACGGAAAAGAAATTCATGATTTTGGAGCTGCATTTACTGATTTAGCAGAGCACATTAATTATTGTAAAAATTGTTTCTACATTTCAGAAACTGAAACTTGCTCCATTTGCAGCAATGAAAATCGTTCGGAAAATATTATTTGCGTTGTAGAAACTGCTTTAGATGTAATTGCAATAGAAAACACAAATCAATATAAAGGCAAATATCATGTTTTAGGAGGAATAATTTCTCCAATGGAAGGAATTGGACCTAGTGACATTAAGGTGAATGAGTTAATTGAACGTGTTAAATCTCAAGGTACTGAAGAATTAATAATGGCATTAAGCACAACTATGGAGGGGGACGCCACTAATTTTTACATCTATAAAAAATTAAAAGATTTAAACATAAAAGTTTCTACTATAGCTCGAGGAATTGGTATTGGAGATGAACTTGAATATACTGACGAATTAACTCTTGGCCGTTCTATTTTAAATCGTATTCCATTCGAGAACACTTTAACATTATAA
- the rpe gene encoding ribulose-phosphate 3-epimerase — translation MMSHLIAPSILSSDFANLQAESEMLNNSEADWFHIDVMDGVFVPNLTFGMPVIKAIKKHSNKTFDVHLMIVEPDKFIKDFKAAGADILTVHYEACNHLHRTIQAIKAEGMKTGVALNPHTNINVLEDIITDLDLVLIMSVNPGFGGQSFIENTYKKVKALKEMIVRYGSTALIEIDGGVTSKNARQLIDAGADVLVAGSFVFNSENPINTIKELKNI, via the coding sequence ATTATGTCGCATTTAATAGCCCCTTCAATTTTATCATCCGATTTTGCTAACCTACAAGCCGAAAGTGAAATGCTAAATAATAGTGAGGCAGATTGGTTTCACATTGATGTAATGGATGGTGTATTTGTTCCAAATTTAACTTTTGGAATGCCTGTTATAAAAGCAATAAAAAAACACTCCAACAAAACATTTGATGTTCACTTAATGATTGTTGAACCAGATAAGTTTATAAAAGATTTCAAAGCTGCTGGTGCGGATATTTTAACTGTACATTACGAAGCTTGTAACCATTTACACCGAACAATACAAGCAATTAAGGCGGAAGGAATGAAAACTGGAGTTGCCTTAAACCCACATACAAACATAAATGTTTTAGAAGACATAATTACAGATTTAGATTTAGTACTAATAATGAGTGTTAATCCTGGGTTTGGTGGACAATCATTTATAGAAAATACTTACAAAAAAGTAAAAGCTTTAAAAGAAATGATTGTTCGTTATGGCTCTACTGCCTTAATTGAAATTGATGGAGGTGTTACTTCCAAAAACGCAAGACAACTAATCGATGCTGGAGCAGACGTTTTAGTAGCAGGAAGTTTTGTCTTTAACTCAGAAAACCCAATAAACACAATAAAAGAATTAAAAAATATTTAA
- a CDS encoding phosphoribosyltransferase family protein: MPTTKTLILNNLEISQKIDRISFQILEDNHLEEEIIIVGISNNGYLFADKLAKKLKKISDVKITLVKLTLNKENPLSQDIVIDKPTNILSNQVIILVDDVLNSGRALIYGVKYLLDYPIKRMSTAVLVDRNNKRYPIGTHYTGLALSTTLKNNISVEFTKGEMSAYLS; encoded by the coding sequence ATGCCAACTACAAAAACACTAATATTAAACAATCTTGAAATTTCTCAAAAAATTGATCGAATTTCTTTTCAAATATTAGAGGACAATCACTTAGAAGAAGAAATAATAATTGTTGGAATTTCAAACAATGGATATTTGTTTGCAGATAAATTGGCAAAAAAGTTAAAGAAAATTTCTGATGTTAAAATCACATTGGTGAAATTGACGCTTAACAAAGAGAATCCTTTAAGTCAAGACATTGTAATTGACAAGCCTACTAATATTTTATCCAATCAAGTAATAATATTAGTTGATGATGTATTAAACTCGGGTAGAGCTTTAATTTATGGAGTTAAATATTTGCTTGATTACCCTATAAAAAGAATGTCTACTGCAGTTTTGGTTGATCGCAATAATAAAAGGTACCCTATAGGAACACATTATACTGGATTAGCGCTTTCTACTACTTTAAAAAATAATATTTCTGTAGAGTTTACAAAAGGAGAAATGAGTGCCTATTTAAGCTAA
- a CDS encoding DHH family phosphoesterase — translation MNFEEIKKEVEQANYIVITTHKSPDGDAIGSSLGLYHFLKNKGKKVVVIVPDAFPDFLKWMSLSDEIVYFDKDREIGFNHIDNSDLIFSLDYNALGRIGELGEVIGDSKASKIVIDHHQNPQEFANHYYVDTNCCSTAQLVYEFIDQLGELDSLTKDISECLYCGIMTDTGSFRFPSTTAKTHQIIAHFLELGANGSKIHEKVYDTYSEKRLRLLGYALTEKMKVFPEYNAAYISLSQKELKEFNFQKGDTEGLVNYPLSINGIKFSALITEKEQDISMSFRSKDDVFVNEFANTHFQGGGHIYAAGGKSDLSLEDTIAKFEELLKNFKN, via the coding sequence ATGAATTTTGAAGAAATTAAGAAAGAGGTAGAGCAAGCAAATTATATTGTAATTACAACACATAAATCTCCTGATGGTGATGCGATAGGTTCATCTTTAGGGCTATATCATTTTTTAAAAAATAAAGGAAAAAAAGTGGTTGTAATTGTTCCTGATGCTTTTCCTGATTTTTTAAAATGGATGTCTTTATCGGATGAGATAGTTTATTTTGATAAAGACAGAGAAATTGGTTTTAATCATATCGATAATTCCGATTTAATATTTTCTCTAGATTATAATGCTTTAGGTAGAATAGGTGAATTAGGAGAGGTCATTGGAGATTCAAAAGCTAGTAAGATTGTAATTGATCATCATCAAAATCCTCAAGAATTTGCTAATCATTATTACGTTGATACAAATTGCTGTTCAACAGCTCAGTTGGTTTATGAATTTATTGATCAATTAGGTGAGCTTGATTCATTAACAAAAGATATCTCAGAATGTTTGTATTGTGGAATTATGACAGATACAGGTTCTTTTAGATTCCCCTCAACAACTGCTAAAACTCATCAAATTATTGCACATTTTTTAGAATTAGGAGCTAATGGGTCTAAAATTCACGAAAAAGTTTATGATACATATTCTGAAAAGCGATTAAGATTGTTAGGCTATGCGTTAACTGAAAAAATGAAGGTTTTTCCAGAATATAATGCGGCATATATATCTTTATCACAAAAGGAACTTAAAGAATTTAATTTTCAAAAAGGAGACACGGAAGGATTGGTTAATTATCCATTATCTATTAATGGAATTAAATTTTCAGCATTAATAACAGAAAAAGAACAAGATATAAGTATGTCTTTTAGATCAAAAGATGATGTTTTTGTGAATGAATTTGCAAATACTCATTTTCAAGGTGGTGGACACATTTATGCCGCAGGAGGAAAATCGGATTTATCGCTAGAGGATACTATAGCTAAATTCGAAGAGTTATTAAAAAACTTTAAAAATTAA